In one Yarrowia lipolytica chromosome 1A, complete sequence genomic region, the following are encoded:
- a CDS encoding uncharacterized protein (Compare to YALI0A10637g, weakly similar to uniprot|O59741 Schizosaccharomyces pombe Putative transcriptional activator with fungal binuclear cluster domain): MDEDTAKKPRVSRACEPCRKRKTRCDGQRPACNNCLGSGRDCMYTEVVQKRKAKVTKENNSRSSKSRLDRIESLLDKVLRRLGDDRLGDAADIILRHNGSEFVSRRASPQSDSESDNETSENSEDEPRTSSKNESTSFIYPFKAPSSAQRGDTFSHTMERCQDRAFGGSSVFAVFSPSGLQWLSDRAGSPGIKQHMLGVFTKVFSKMHLKLRDFVEPIPEPLLPDMPEEYVEALTNHFFDAVNYISGILDREDWNQIVAAFYNKPGSRPNGYAELYLFWTLVLITTDFLHSVVEECKVASACFTRESILTLRKAALANSIFFYTRIMSLGGSFHALQGTLLLAMYFFSTPIPHGVHLAVNTAARLAIDLGLHRREGYTHLPPKVARLRMRNWWLVYTMDRDLSLRSGIPPVIHDNDVSTPSPDSCDVGDDEGIDYIKWGDGHKTSYAQLLHGLSRISSKVYSQLYSASAARKSPEKISECIIKLDRELTQWRECLPAHLRPGTDVMVFDCSKGYADVHEADNSMRSQIVEWHSQFNSLWVHFNYYFLQSAIHRTSVYHPTWYNRKILGKGEKTGNTPNGGTPMSASSHEDTNKGSPNPRLFSSHSICVQAARNTIYLTRNIPVKLMSCFWSFSFFLLSAFTILLIHVLQRPLEATIRADLELMKIAIDFLKSLPDGEEFSFLLVFTEFYDVAVKFVDTAQERHKKQEAGEKLDPNTALDKLVYSTPTSIPPNVSSSQPQLPQQQLPQQQQQQQQPQQQQASQQPQQHATPSSVDSTYNMMVNDFYPQQQQTAAQTSYAPVDYPQGQPDVLPEMYSRPGNEWYFDMYQSGFMDYGNYNYEG, translated from the coding sequence ATGGACGAAGACACCGCCAAGAAACCGCGAGTGTCTCGGGCGTGCGAGCCCTGCCGCAAGCGCAAAACCCGATGCGACGGCCAGAGACCGGCCTGCAACAACTGTCTGGGCTCGGGTCGAGACTGTATGTACACCGAGGTGGTGCAAAAACGCAAGGCCAAGGTGACCAAGGAAAACAACTCGCGGTCGTCCAAGTCGCGCCTCGACAGAATTGAATCGCTGCTCGACAAGGTGCTACGACGTCTGGGTGACGACCGACTGGGAGATGCCGCAGACATCATTCTCAGACACAACGGCTCCGAGTTTGTGTCTCGACGAGCGTCTCCCCAGAGCGACTCGGAATCCGACAACGAAACCAGCGAAAACAGCGAAGATGAACCCCGAACTTCGTCGAAAAACGAATCAACATCCTTCATCTACCCGTTCAAGGCCCCCAGCTCCGCCCAACGAGGAGACACCTTCTCGCACACGATGGAACGGTGCCAGGATCGAGCCTTCGGTGGATCCTCCGTCTTCGCCGTCTTCTCGCCCTCAGGCCTCCAATGGCTGTCTGATCGAGCAGGATCGCCAGGAATCAAACAACACATGCTCGGAGTCTTCACAAAGGTATTTTCAAAGATGCATCTCAAACTCCGAGACTTCGTCGAGCCTATCCCCGAGCCGCTGCTACCCGATATGCCCGAGGAATACGTGGAGGCCCTGACCAACCACTTCTTTGACGCCGTCAACTACATTTCCGGTATTCTGGACAGAGAAGACTGGAACCAGATTGTGGCAGCCTTCTACAACAAGCCCGGATCGAGACCCAATGGCTACGCGGAGCTCTACCTCTTCTGGACCCTCGTTCTCATTACCACAGACTTCCTACActcggtggtggaagaaTGCAAGGTAGCTTCTGCCTGTTTTACCAGAGAGTCGATACTTACGCTCAGAAAAGCTGCCCTGGCAAATTCGATATTCTTCTACACTCGCATCATGTCCCTCGGAGGGTCTTTCCACGCGCTTCAGGGGACTCTTCTTTTGGCCATGTACTTTTTCAGCACTCCTATTCCTCACGGAGTCCACCTGGCCGTCAACACAGCAGCTAGACTGGCTATAGATCTCGGATTACATCGCCGAGAAGGATACACGCACCTCCCACCAAAAGTGGCTCGGTTGAGAATGCGAAACTGGTGGTTGGTGTACACTATGGATCGAGATCTGTCTCTACGATCAGGTATTCCCCCTGTCATTCACGACAACGACGTTTCCACCCCGTCGCCGGACTCGTGTGACGTCGGAGATGACGAGGGCATTGATTACATCAAATGGGGTGACGGCCACAAAACGTCATATGCCCAGTTGTTGCATGGTTTGTCTCGAATCTCCTCTAAAGTGTACAGTCAACTCTACAGTGCATCCGCCGCACGCAAGTCGCCCGAAAAGATCTCCGAGTGCATCATCAAGCTTGATCGCGAGCTGACTCAATGGCGAGAGTGTCTGCCTGCTCATCTTCGGCCTGGAACTGATGTCATGGTCTTTGATTGCTCCAAGGGCTATGCAGACGTTCACGAGGCTGACAACTCGATGCGATCTCAGATTGTCGAGTGGCATTCGCAGTTCAACTCTCTGTGGGTACATTTCAACTACTACTTTCTGCAATCGGCTATTCACAGAACCTCCGTATATCATCCCACTTGGTACAATCGCAAGATTCTCGGCAAGGGAGAAAAGACCGGAAACACTCCCAATGGAGGCACTCCCATGAGCGCGTCTTCTCATGAAGATACCAACAAGGGCAGTCCCAACCCCCGACTGTTTTCATCTCACTCCATTTGTGTCCAGGCTGCTCGAAATACAATCTATCTGACGAGGAACATCCCCGTCAAGCTCATGTCTTGTTTCTGGTcgttttccttctttttgctgAGCGCATTTACGATTCTGTTGATCCACGTGCTTCAGCGACCCCTAGAAGCGACCATTCGAGCCGATCTGGAGCTCATGAAGATTGCCATTGACTTTCTCAAGTCACTGCCTGACGGCGAGGAGTTCAGCTTTCTGCTTGTCTTCACCGAGTTTTACGACGTGGCGGTCAAATTTGTGGACACTGCTCAGGAGCGAcacaagaagcaggaggCTGGCGAAAAGCTGGACCCCAACACTGCTCTAGACAAGCTTGTCTACTCCACACCCACAAGCATACCTCCTAATGTGTCTTCCAGCCAGCCTCAGCTtccgcagcagcagcttccgcagcaacaacaacagcagcagcagccgcagcaacaacaggcGTCTCAgcaaccccaacaacaTGCGACGCCGTCTTCTGTTGatagtacatacaacaTGATGGTGAACGACTTTTatcctcagcagcagcagacagCTGCCCAGACCAGTTATGCTCCCGTCGACTACCCTCAGGGCCAGCCCGATGTCTTGCCTGAGATGTACTCGAGGCCGGGCAATGAGTGGTACTTTGACATGTATCAGAGTGGTTTCATGGATTATGGAAACTACAATTATGAGGGGTAA
- a CDS encoding ADP/ATP carrier protein (Compare to YALI0A10659g, uniprot|Q8J0M2 Yarrowia lipolytica ADP/ATP carrier protein), translated as MSDFLVDFMMGGISAAVSKTAAAPIERVKLLIQNQEEMIKQGRLSRPYAGIIDCFKRTAAEEGVVSFWRGNTANVIRYFPTQALNFAFKDKFKKMFGFKKSEGYWMWMMGNLASGGLAGATSLAFVYSLDFARTRLANDAKSVAKDGKAAGERQFNGLIDVYRKTIASDGIAGLYRGFGVSVVGIIVYRGLYFGLYDSLKPVVLVGPLEGNFLAAFLLGWTVTTGASTASYPLDTIRRRMMMTSGTGVKYSSAFDCGVQIVKAEGVASLFRGCGANILRGVAGAGVISMYDQMQMILFGKKF; from the coding sequence ATGTCCGACTTCCTTGTTGACTTCATGATGGGCGGTATTTCCGCCGCCGTCTCTAAGaccgctgctgctcctaTTGAGCGAGTCAAGCTCCTCATCCAGAaccaggaggagatgatcaAGCAGGGCCGACTTTCTCGACCCTACGCCGGTATCATTGACTGCTTCAAGCGAACCGCCGCCGAGGAGGGTGTTGTTTCTTTCTGGCGAGGAAACACCGCCAACGTCATCCGATACTTCCCCACTCAGGCTCTTAACTTTGCCTTCAaggacaagttcaagaagatgtTCGGCTTCAAGAAGTCCGAGGGCTACTGGATGTGGATGATGGGTAACCTTGCTTCCGGTGGTCTTGCCGGTGCCACCTCTCTTGCCTTTGTCTACTCTCTTGATTTCGCCCGAACCCGACTTGCCAACGATGCCAAGTCCGTCGCTAAGGACGGTAAGGCCGCTGGTGAGCGACAGTTCAACGGTCTGATCGATGTCTACCGAAAGACCATTGCCTCCGACGGTATTGCCGGTCTCTACCGAGGTTTCGGTGTCTCCGTTGTCGGTATCATTGTCTACCGAGGTCTGTACTTCGGTCTCTACGACTCCCTTAAGCCCGTTGTTCTCGTTGGTCCTCTTGAGGGCAACTTCCTCGCCGCCTTCCTGCTCGGATGGACCGTCACCACCGGTGCTTCTACCGCCTCTTACCCTCTCGATACCATCCGACGACGAATGATGATGACCTCCGGAACTGGCGTCAAGTACTCTTCTGCCTTCGACTGCGGTGTCCAGATTGTCAAGGCCGAGGGTGTTGCTTCTCTCTTCCGAGGCTGCGGTGCCAACATTCTCCGAGGTGTTGCCGGTGCCGGTGTCATCTCCATGTACGACCAGATGCAGATGATCCTCTTCGGCAAGAAGTTCTAA